The DNA region GTTATCGCCAAAGTAGTCAGCCATCAGCCGTCGGTCAGCCCCAGCATGGTCACGGCGGATTGTTCGCCGATAATGAATCAGACGAGGGATTGCAGCCGCCGCCTCCCGCTCCGCTTTCTCATCAGCTTCCCGCTGCACCTCTTCAACTAGAGAATCAAACGTTTCATCTAACACTTGTTGATAATCGTCATTATCCATTTTTTGAAAGTGAAATATGTAAAAATTTAGAAGAGTGGATATTGGAgttgtgtgaaaataatgagagGGAATGGgtgtatatatagaaataacgaagaaattttttttaaaaaaatttgaaaatcgcCGGCGGCCACCGCGCTGGCGGGCCCACCGCCTCTTCTGCGCCGAGTAGTCGGCGCATGGCCTTCCACCCCTTGCCGCCTTGTCCGTCCTCGTCCTCCACTATAGGGAGGCGCGGCCCAGCCACCTCCCTCGGCTGGCGCCGTGTGGACACTCTTAGGGACCTAAAAGGTTTTATTTTAGGATTCAAgggtaaaaaaagaaattaaggaatttttttaatttatagacTTCAAGTGATATTTTTCAAGGATCTAAAAAGTGTAAAGTGCATTTTTTAGGTACCAAATCTGAAGTTCACTATTTAGCTAATAAAGTGAACTACATATTTAGGCAGTATAGATGTATGATCAGCTTAATTATCAAGCAAAATACTAGGATTTTATAATGTCGTTAAATTTTCCAACAGACTGATGGATTTTGGTGAAGTGTACACACCATAATCGCTATTCGATTACCGACGGAAAAGTTCGTCGGCAACTTTGTTGACGGTAgaatttgttgaaaacttttatatatatattcagtTAACCGAAGAATTTTAGTTTGACGCTAATGTCGATTGTCTGTAAATGTCTACACAATAGGGAAGTTTTATAAGTTGTTCCTCCCATCTCTATGTTGAACAAAACTTGAGCAAATTTTGAAGTGTATTTAGGGAGATTTTTATAAGTAGTTTATCTACTTCATTTGCTTGTATATATGCGTGAATTGACTTTgcatttttaacttttttttactgATTTTTATATGAATGTGTTGTGAGTTAAAAACACATCTCATTCCATTCAATTTGAATGTTTCACTATAACAGAGTACTGTATTTCATGAATGCACACAATATCCCTACAATCAGCACTGAATTTACAAGATTCCAAATCACATGAATTGGTTGCTATCAACATAATGAATCAAATCCGAAGCCACATTCGACACCCAATTCACAGTGGTGCCAAAAAAGAGTTCCCAAAACCAGAGATCTAATGCAAGCAGAGAAGATAATATGAGCAACGCAAGAGTTTGGTATCTATTTAAGGGCCACTGAAAGATTTCAGCTATTTTCTTAAGGAATGGGAGAGAGCTACTTGTGAGATTCCTATTCTTTATGGACCACGCCGTTATCCACTGTACCTGGGAGGGGACGAGATCGAACTCCTCCCGCAGCCTTCGTCCCAAGTCCGGCATGTGCCCTCCCCCATACAGGATCGCAATCTTCTTGTTGCCTCCATCAATGGCTCTTCGTAGCGCCTCTGTAGCAGCTCTGTTCCTCTCGCCGATGATCACAGATGTCTCTTCCACATCAGCTGTTACCTGTGCAAACCTATAAACAGAGACTTATATGTAAAAACttgtattaattataattagtaTATTCAATTAGGAAAACTTACTCAGATGTTAGCCTCTTTGCAAGGAATACTTTCATTGCTGCACCAAAATCGAGCCTGGACAAGGCTTCTACTTCTGGATATTCTGATTGGTTTCCAATATCCGCACAAACACCTCCTATGATGAGCAGACCAACGAGAGGCATTGGAACAACGCGGGCGGCCCATAAAAGTTTGGACCTCCAAGGACCAAGATCTTCTCGGGGCGGAGCAGGCTGCACCATAGCTTTTGTGGACTTAAGTGTCATATCTCTGGCAAATGTGAAGAAGCTTTCACCTTTTTCAAGCTGATTCAGTCAGGTAAAAGACTACCAATCACTACATGAATCCTTGTATGATAAATAGGAAAGACAACAAATAAAATGTCTGTTTCAGTGTTTTATGGAAGTGTTTTCCAGAAGTGCCGAAACAATGTCTTGCAAAATCTGATCTTATTGTAGAAAAACAAATGGATATCATTTTGCTCTTGTCAGAAAAGCCAAATGGAAAAAAAGCATAGCAGAAGCAATATAATATACTGAACTCTTTCAGCGTAGAACGAAACCTACTTGCACACTCCGGCAGTAACAATTTTCTCAAAAAATTATTGGCAACAAGTAGCTATTGCtattattatattgaatgaTAAAGGTTGTGTGCAACACAATTTACTTGAGGATGATATTAGCCTATTAGGATAGAATTATACCTGGAGCAATTTAAAAGTTTCTAAGTCAAGATCTGCATGATACCAATTATCTGCGTGGTAGTCAAGACAATCTAATTGAAAGTCAAGCATAAGCAACTTGGCCATTTGTCGTTGAATGCATCCAATAATATTAAATCCCCGTGAGTTTGAGCTCGTAAGTTTCTTCCTAGGCCCGGGGCTCCTTCTGTTTTCTAGACTTTCTCGGCTAGCAACCATCTCATAAAGAACACAATCATATCCCTCTAGTTCTTTCTGTAGGGTTGCAAAGTACCTACAAAAACATTTagtcttaggccatccacaatgctgtcctataccgttcctataccgttccttaaaccactatttgaggggcccactgtacttttttactccattccttaactaaggaaccgaacctgcaaccctccgttccttaaccgttccttaaattactattcattcaatttcatttttttttatttccaacccaattcaatttaaataaacacactttaaaaaacaaacacactttattaaaaaacacacaacattaaaaaaaattacaaattaaaatcctaaaaaaataaaaagcagacaattaaaatcctaaaaaaataaaagtacacaattttaataatttcatccgccaaaatttgcccaaatgtgctcaattagatcatgttggagttgggtgtgggcactagagtcgcgtgtccttgcacgaatagataaccgttcttgtatagacggatgcgctccacttcgaggcggactacttgcggttgagcttccgggggattcgtcgtcgaaccaatttaccgcctcgggtccttcgtcttggacaatcatgttgtgcaagattatgcacgtatacatgatgtcgaccatgttttccatgaaccacgtacgagccggagctttgatgatgttgaagcgcgcttggagaaccccgaacgccctctccacatccttgcgagcagcctcctgcctctgcgcaaaaagagcctgctttgggttcgcagacccactgcacgtcttcacgaaggtaggccacttcgggtagatgccatcggcgagatagtaccccattttataaagccggttgttggcgacgaagttgatggccggcgctttaccatccaaaacttcggtcaagaggtcggactggtggagcacgtttacgtcgttgttcgacccggggaccccgaagtacgcgtgccagatccaaaggcggtagtcggcaatagcctcaagtataacggttgggtgggtgcctttgtggccgcttgtGTAGGACCCCTttcacgccaccgggcaattcttccattgccagtgcatgcaatcgacgctgccgagcatcccggggaatccgtgcactgtttcgtgaaggttgagcaggaactgacaatcggtcgtgcttggccttcggagaaattcgtcagtgaaggctgcccggacgccttggcagaatttgagcaagcacattcgcccagtgctgtctccgatgtggaggtattcgtcgaacatgtcggccgtttgtccagtcgcaagctggtggattgctgcagtacatttctgcagcgtcgtgtggctgggacggccgaccgcgtcgaacccttcctggaagaactcttcccgggctgccaaagtattcgcgatgtggagaaataacggtttccccatgcggaaacggcgacggaagtacgtatctccccaaaccgggttatcgcagaagtagtcgcgtactaaccttgcggcggcttcctcccggttacgatggatgtacgtacgggagcgtcgttggggcggcgcgacttcttccgcctcccgtcgccgaccttcttcaagtgattgttccaatatttgacacatttgttcataaggatccattagtttgattaaatttgggagaaggaaaatatagttgatttgagatgaaaattggggtggaaatagagaggaatagatgtgtgtttgtgattgaaatgagtatttatagagtaaataaataaaataaaaattaaaaaaaaataaaaaacggatataaaaaaaacggtctcattaccgttgcaaattttttttttttattaaattcgaatttaaaaaaaaaatgaattattgcgtcaccggacgaagcccactcgcggggcagcgagtgggcttcacgcgtcgaatgggaggccgtcacgtcgcctcggcgagtggcggaacgttccgttccgcgttcctccggaacggaacgcggcacggcataggaatggcgacggcacggaacggcgacggaacgcaccccgCAACGCATGctgccgcggaaccgttccgctggaacggcataggaaccgcaacgg from Salvia splendens isolate huo1 chromosome 9, SspV2, whole genome shotgun sequence includes:
- the LOC121749562 gene encoding uncharacterized protein LOC121749562, with translation MLHSSVAITSSKLTCSFQSTSTSDFHRPCRRLWLSAKIDDASADQFLQNNSIADFMRFKRDNHAQLQTALLTYRKKFPFSLLQPFLQVDLVSTIHIADKEYFATLQKELEGYDCVLYEMVASRESLENRRSPGPRKKLTSSNSRGFNIIGCIQRQMAKLLMLDFQLDCLDYHADNWYHADLDLETFKLLQLEKGESFFTFARDMTLKSTKAMVQPAPPREDLGPWRSKLLWAARVVPMPLVGLLIIGGVCADIGNQSEYPEVEALSRLDFGAAMKVFLAKRLTSEFAQVTADVEETSVIIGERNRAATEALRRAIDGGNKKIAILYGGGHMPDLGRRLREEFDLVPSQVQWITAWSIKNRNLTSSSLPFLKKIAEIFQWPLNRYQTLALLILSSLLALDLWFWELFFGTTVNWVSNVASDLIHYVDSNQFM